The following is a genomic window from Malus sylvestris chromosome 7, drMalSylv7.2, whole genome shotgun sequence.
ATCAAACACATTCTTCTCCTTATTATACTCAAGAATCACAATCCGACCCGAATCGGACCCGACAACAATATAGTCCTTCTGAGACCCGGTGAGCCTAAACTGAGCTAACGACCTAATTGCGCCGAAAATTTCAACAGAGAGGAGAGTCTGGATCTTACCATTTTCGTCTGGGCGGAGAAGGTCGAGAACTTTGCCGCGGGCGACTACGATCTCCTGGGCCTTGCCGCCGGAGAAGTTGCCGTTGATGGCGCAGACTATGCCGGTGGCGCGCTGGAGAGTGAGGCTGTAGAGGTACATGGCATGGAAATTTGGAGCTGCCGGAAAAAGCTAGGGTTTTGGGAGGACGGTGAAGTGGGGAGTGTTGGGACCTTGCGAGGTTTAGGCCCGTTTAGGGTTTTGAATACTCCAGTAAGAGAGAGGCTGAAACTTCGTCAGAAATCGGGGATGTgtttataattaaataagcCTAATTGCACCTATAGTCCCcttatttattcatattttcactTTCATCaaagttatttttttgtttcactTTTGTCCTTGTAGTTTCATTTGGTTAGCAACTTTAGCCCAATCTATTAATGTAattactctttttctttttttggctttttaacaaaaatgatcATTTAGATTTGCATAATTTCTCACTTTGGTTCTTGAGTTTGTCCACAATCAACCATTTTGATCATtccttgaaaaatctccataaaataagggcaaaaatattctcaatttttgtcaaatcattttagcctattgtttattaaattgaggttaattttttcattttgatccttatttaacataattttttacctaaggactaaaatgattgattgtAGACAAACTTAGGGATCAattatattgatttcaaatctcaagaaacagaggagttatgcaaatcttaaaaATCATTTTGACTGAAAAACCCTCTTTTTTTAGAAGTAAAATTAAGGACAATTGTGCACTCTTTCGTCGTAGGTAGCATGTAATAACTGACATTTTGCTACAAGATACTCGAAACAAACATATTTTACTtacaaattaccaaattttgtaCTCTCGTCGATGATAGCATGTAATAGTTTGTTTCGATCAAGTGTCATTTCCTACAAGATACTCGCAATAAACAGATTTTACTTACAAATTACCATATTGATGCTATGTAGGTCACTAATTTTCTCGGAGTATGATTCTCTCCCATTCAAATCTCATTCTTTTCAATAGGGCTCTTTCACTTTCCTCATTTTCTCTTTCTATGAAGAAGTCAACGCTAAATGTTAACGTGATTTAATCGTGACCGTATTGGATGAGGAGAATTTGGAGAGGAGATAATCCTACTCCAATTTTCTCACTACACCTAGAGGTGATTATGAACTCGTGTACAAATAACAATTGCACTTAAAAGTTTAGTGAGCACAAATGATGGATTGCTCTGGCCATTAGAGCTTTTCTCTTTAATCGACTGTATTTCggttcaattctcccttttagtATAGATTAGTTTAGAATATAGCTTAAAAGAAGGTTAAAGTAAGAGCTTGTCTTAATTGTCTGAATATATTAAGATCCACAACTAACCATTACCAATTCAACCACCCCATGTAACCAAATCCACTCATCACCTCTTCGTCTTATACATGACAAATAAACTACAAACAAAGTAGCTACACACATAATATGTAGAAAGAAAATGGCCAAGCACCTTTCCTTCCTAGCCATGTCCTTATTAGTCCTCCTACTCACCACCGCCACGATCCACCCGTCCACCGCCGCTCGAAGCCTCGGCAGTTCAACCCCAACACACCCTCACAACCACCAcaaaatcacattcctaatgAGAAATGTTCTCAATGTAACCCACCCCTCATCATCCATGTCCAAACCTTCAACCACTAAAGTGACTAGCCAGCTTCCCTTCTCAAAACCAATAGGCCTGCTTCCTCCCAACGGAGGAGTCCCCCTCCCTGAAACAATCCCCGCCACACAAACCCTAGATTTATCCGGTGTCGGACTATTTTTTCCTGCTAGGGCTACACTCCAAGAACTGGAACTTGGGATTGTAACCCTGATTGACGAGGACATCTTTGAAAGCTCAGGGTATTATGGTCCACAAATCATTGGAAAAGCACAAGGGATTTTTGTTGCAAGTTCTGAAGATGGGAGCAGTCACATGATGGCTATGACTGCACATTTCGCCGTTAGCAGATTTAAGGACGGGTTAAGATTTTTTGGGGTGCACCGGACGGACGTGGATGAGCGGGACGGGTCTCATGTTGCTGTCATTGGTGGGATTGGGAAGTATGAGGGTGCAAATGGCTATGCAACTGTTAATGCAGTAAATAATGCAGGGTCTAATGCTATTTGGGAAGAAGAAAACAAGCTTCTTAGGCTCAATATTTACCTCAGCTAGTAGCTTGAAACCTTGTTATGTCGAAACGTCAAAATTATGTGTTTTCGGGCCACTATCTCGTTGCCGCATATGCCCCAAAAATCTTAGAACCGGCCCTGCTTATTATGTATAAGATCCTGCTTGAGAGGCAGTTAattttcattgttcttttttCAAAAGAACTATATAATTGTAGATTTCTGATTTATTATGATTTGATATTCCAAATTACAAAGAGGATGATAATATACAACTATTTTTCCAATGAATAATTTATAAACTTCATTGTGGTGGATGAAAAAGGTGGAGCAGATTGAAACACAAAGCTGGAATA
Proteins encoded in this region:
- the LOC126630238 gene encoding dirigent protein 18-like → MSKPSTTKVTSQLPFSKPIGLLPPNGGVPLPETIPATQTLDLSGVGLFFPARATLQELELGIVTLIDEDIFESSGYYGPQIIGKAQGIFVASSEDGSSHMMAMTAHFAVSRFKDGLRFFGVHRTDVDERDGSHVAVIGGIGKYEGANGYATVNAVNNAGSNAIWEEENKLLRLNIYLS